The sequence AATACGCTAAAATATTGGTTAGATTTTTTAAATTCATTCGAACAACATATAGATTTTATCAATCTATGCAAAAGAAATTGCAAAGATTGATATATTTATCGCGTTAAATAGCTATTTAAGGCATAGCAATGCTCAGTGCGGCGGCTTTAGGCCAATTGATTGTTTAGAGCGATTTTGTTAAAATGAAAGGCGTCTTTCATTTAAATACACATAATAAAAGACAAGGGTCAGCGCCAATTAACTTCAAGATATGGAAAATTTTCTTATACCATTAGCTTCAAATTAACGAGCTCTGACCCAATGAGATTTTTTATTAAAAACCGATCATATTTTTAGTTGTGCATATTTTTATCAAAAACTTTAATTTTAAGAGTATTAGCTATTATAGCTTCTGGTAACACGGTCAATAACGCGTCTTCCCATCAAGCTTGCAGCAAGGTCCATCATTAAGGTTGCGGTTTTGCCCCGCTCGTCAAGAAACGGGTTAAGTTCAACAAGATCAAGGCTAGAAACCAGCTTGCTATCGCTTAAAAGTTCCATAATCAAATGGGCTTCACGAAAGGTTGCCCCGCCAGGTACGGTTGTGCCAACGGCAGGTGCAATCGAAGGATCGAGAAAGTCCACGTCAAGGCTGACATGCAAAATACCCTTGGCTTGTTCAACCCGCTCCAAAAAGCGGCGCAATAAAACACCGACACCCAGCTCATCAATATTGCGCATGTCGCAAATGGTAATTGGTGTTTTATTAAGCGCGGTACGTTCAGCGCCATCAACACTACGAATGCCAAAAAGACAGATATTTTTAAGCGGAACTGGATTGGCAAGGGGAGGGAAATAACCTTCAAAACCTGCTTGACCACTGAGGTAGGCAACAGGTGTGCCATGTAAATTGCCACTTTTGGTA comes from Bartonella sp. HY038 and encodes:
- the rocF gene encoding arginase, which codes for MDIRLVGIGMQDGSRRLGCDMGPSAYRAAGIVKALEDLGHNVIDTGNITPASKSKLHHPNKEIYHLPQVHDWIEAITERAYQERSQGFPIFMGGDHALSAGTVAGMQRYAQQIGKPLFVLWLDAHTDFHTLDSTKSGNLHGTPVAYLSGQAGFEGYFPPLANPVPLKNICLFGIRSVDGAERTALNKTPITICDMRNIDELGVGVLLRRFLERVEQAKGILHVSLDVDFLDPSIAPAVGTTVPGGATFREAHLIMELLSDSKLVSSLDLVELNPFLDERGKTATLMMDLAASLMGRRVIDRVTRSYNS